In one window of Bdellovibrio bacteriovorus W DNA:
- a CDS encoding hypothetical protein (COG2944 Predicted transcriptional regulator), with amino-acid sequence MKIKNYRFEGFGFPVIFDELPAVKVRGELVPDVDFDKYAKPLIEHICARQDVPLSGNQVKFIRNYFGMSLREFAKMLNVTHQSVMRWESHKIASASVDANTEIVMRIKIMKRLNSKLSLINQFVDCIDQNDDFYLLRKYRSFDPLKFDGSLPVKP; translated from the coding sequence ATGAAAATAAAAAACTACAGATTCGAAGGCTTCGGCTTCCCAGTAATTTTTGACGAACTCCCTGCGGTCAAGGTTCGCGGTGAATTGGTTCCAGATGTGGATTTTGATAAATATGCAAAGCCCTTGATTGAACATATCTGCGCCCGTCAGGACGTGCCGCTAAGTGGGAACCAGGTTAAGTTTATTCGAAACTATTTTGGGATGTCTTTGCGGGAGTTTGCGAAGATGTTGAATGTGACTCATCAGTCGGTGATGCGGTGGGAGAGTCATAAAATTGCATCTGCATCGGTAGATGCGAACACTGAGATCGTCATGCGCATAAAAATAATGAAAAGACTAAACTCTAAATTGTCTTTGATAAATCAGTTTGTAGATTGTATTGATCAAAATGATGATTTCTATCTTTTAAGAAAATATCGAAGCTTCGATCCATTAAAGTTTGACGGCTCCCTACCTGTAAAGCCTTAG
- a CDS encoding hypothetical protein (COG1396 Predicted transcriptional regulators): MARSIKVKPTPANPLVTGREDLAGFVRARRTQANLRIDDAANLCGVSVETLSKIETAKGGVTVDSLFKVLNGLGIQLKVKSW; the protein is encoded by the coding sequence ATGGCGCGCTCAATTAAAGTCAAACCAACACCTGCTAACCCCTTAGTGACGGGCCGTGAGGACCTTGCTGGGTTTGTGAGAGCTCGAAGGACGCAAGCAAATTTACGTATAGATGACGCCGCAAATCTGTGCGGAGTCTCTGTCGAGACCCTTTCTAAGATTGAAACCGCAAAGGGCGGTGTTACGGTCGACAGTCTCTTTAAAGTTCTCAATGGCCTTGGAATTCAATTGAAGGTGAAGTCATGGTGA
- a CDS encoding HipA N-terminal domain protein (COG3550 Uncharacterized protein related to capsule biosynthesis enzymes): MVSSQKAELYVFHEGLYVGSVLYDLATQKFSLNYSAEWLQKGFELSPHLPFFEEIDSESISKFLENLLPEEDALKTLARTLQTTSGNVFGLIAAIGTDATGAFSFLTDDVKPITSFRSISIEELSHRVLERAKTPISIWDGKPRLSLAGVQEKLGVTVMNGEYGFGEGDLASTHILKFSKKDQHLALNEFFCMTLAKKVGLNVANVELVKLGERVLKVERFDRKWKGIERVTRTHVIDGCQVLNIPPNFKYQRIVPVGPNRNDYLGPVSVQSFSEFCNRCRVPAKARLQLLQWILFNLIIGNSDSHGKNISFFVSKKGYELAPLYDLLNVTIYEEFNHELAFEIGDTFSLKDVKAYQLLLMSQEMNLAPRFVAAQLRKICTAVLKYVDLFDDEFLTEAERAFVNKLIQDIKERSNIFLQQVPLIELLKKTDI; the protein is encoded by the coding sequence ATGGTGAGTTCGCAAAAGGCAGAGCTATATGTATTCCATGAGGGCTTGTATGTCGGAAGTGTTTTATATGATCTTGCGACTCAAAAGTTTTCTTTGAATTATTCGGCCGAATGGCTTCAAAAGGGGTTTGAACTCTCTCCTCACTTACCATTCTTTGAAGAGATTGATTCTGAAAGTATCTCAAAATTCTTAGAAAATCTTTTACCGGAAGAAGATGCGTTGAAAACTTTAGCGCGAACTCTTCAAACAACTTCTGGTAATGTTTTTGGTTTGATTGCAGCTATAGGAACAGATGCAACAGGTGCTTTTTCATTTTTGACTGACGATGTGAAACCGATCACTTCATTCCGTTCTATATCAATTGAAGAGCTAAGTCATAGAGTTCTTGAAAGAGCTAAAACTCCTATCAGTATCTGGGATGGCAAACCAAGGCTTTCACTAGCTGGTGTACAAGAAAAGCTAGGTGTAACAGTTATGAACGGAGAGTATGGTTTTGGAGAAGGTGATCTTGCTTCGACTCATATTCTTAAATTTAGCAAAAAAGATCAGCATCTAGCTCTTAACGAGTTTTTCTGTATGACTTTAGCTAAAAAGGTAGGTCTCAATGTAGCCAATGTGGAACTGGTGAAGTTGGGAGAGCGAGTTCTAAAAGTAGAACGTTTTGATCGAAAGTGGAAGGGGATCGAGAGAGTAACTCGAACTCATGTCATTGACGGATGTCAGGTCTTAAATATTCCACCGAACTTCAAATATCAGCGTATAGTGCCAGTCGGTCCGAATAGAAATGACTACTTAGGTCCGGTGAGCGTTCAAAGTTTTTCAGAATTTTGCAACCGGTGCCGAGTTCCAGCTAAAGCTCGCTTACAGCTTCTGCAATGGATACTTTTCAATCTCATAATTGGGAACTCTGATAGTCACGGTAAGAATATTTCGTTCTTTGTAAGTAAGAAGGGATATGAGCTGGCCCCTCTGTATGATTTGCTTAATGTCACTATTTATGAAGAGTTTAATCACGAACTAGCATTTGAGATTGGTGACACTTTTTCTTTAAAAGATGTTAAGGCGTATCAGTTACTTTTAATGTCTCAGGAAATGAATCTTGCTCCTCGTTTCGTTGCTGCACAGTTAAGAAAAATCTGTACAGCAGTATTGAAGTATGTGGATCTTTTTGATGATGAGTTTCTTACAGAAGCAGAGCGAGCTTTTGTCAATAAACTGATTCAAGACATAAAAGAACGTTCAAATATTTTTCTTCAACAAGTACCTTTGATTGAATTATTGAAAAAAACAGATATTTGA
- a CDS encoding transcriptional activator for superoxide response; Fe-S center for redox-sensing (MerR family) protein (COG0789 Predicted transcriptional regulators), with amino-acid sequence MGLAHDTTSSQLEVKMKLKKSEMSKSLTVGEVAKRSGLAVSAIHFYESKGLIQSTRSSGNQRIFSREVLRKLAIIKVAQQLGLSLEEIKHAFKDASLDKTLTTADWKKMSKNWQAQLNARIYGLTQLRDHLTDCIGCGCLSLRDCPLRNPQDKLAELGPGAHFKDVEFDD; translated from the coding sequence ATGGGTTTGGCCCACGATACAACCTCAAGTCAACTTGAGGTCAAGATGAAGTTGAAAAAATCTGAAATGTCTAAAAGTTTAACTGTTGGTGAAGTTGCTAAGAGATCAGGATTGGCTGTTTCGGCGATTCATTTTTATGAATCAAAAGGCCTGATTCAAAGCACTCGGTCTTCTGGTAATCAACGCATATTCTCGCGAGAAGTTTTACGAAAACTTGCCATTATCAAGGTCGCCCAACAACTGGGACTTTCATTAGAGGAAATCAAACACGCTTTTAAAGACGCTTCTTTAGACAAAACTCTTACAACTGCAGATTGGAAGAAGATGTCTAAGAACTGGCAAGCACAACTCAATGCTCGTATCTATGGTTTGACACAACTTAGAGATCATCTCACCGATTGCATCGGTTGTGGGTGCCTATCGCTGAGAGATTGCCCCCTACGCAACCCCCAAGATAAGCTTGCAGAGTTAGGTCCGGGGGCACATTTTAAAGATGTAGAATTTGATGACTAA
- a CDS encoding putative mutarotase (COG2017 Galactose mutarotase and related enzymes), with the protein MSFVEISNENLTAKIHLLGAEPFYLALQGGSHNWLWSAAPPWQRSAPLLFPIVGKLEEDSYEFQGNTYKLPQHGFTRDSEFEIIAQSKTSVHLRLISKAETLKVYPFKFELNVFYSLEGVRFKMKCTLKNLSEGELFYNFGWHPGFVLPQQTHKIKFCANGEMGSFHRLNKGLIDSDKFEFQKEDDLIELTSELFEQDALVFLENRASEFIIQDESGARLTLRGSQAPNFGLWTKDIAKFICLEPWWGHASLVDEKTDHLESKIGIRRLQGEACLAELELEPHF; encoded by the coding sequence ATGAGCTTTGTTGAAATTTCTAATGAGAATCTAACTGCAAAAATTCACCTTCTAGGGGCCGAGCCTTTCTATCTTGCTTTGCAGGGAGGTTCACACAATTGGCTATGGTCAGCAGCTCCTCCGTGGCAGCGCTCTGCCCCTTTACTTTTTCCCATTGTAGGAAAGTTGGAAGAAGATTCTTACGAGTTTCAAGGAAATACATACAAGCTACCGCAACACGGATTTACAAGAGATAGCGAATTCGAAATTATTGCACAAAGTAAAACGAGTGTGCATCTTCGCTTGATCTCTAAGGCCGAGACTTTAAAAGTCTATCCCTTTAAATTTGAGCTGAATGTTTTTTACTCGCTCGAAGGGGTTAGATTTAAAATGAAATGCACTCTTAAGAACTTGAGTGAAGGGGAGTTGTTTTATAACTTTGGCTGGCATCCAGGATTTGTTTTGCCTCAGCAGACTCATAAGATTAAGTTTTGTGCGAACGGCGAGATGGGGAGCTTTCACCGATTGAATAAAGGGCTTATTGATTCTGACAAGTTTGAGTTTCAAAAAGAAGATGATCTCATTGAGCTTACGTCCGAACTTTTCGAACAGGACGCTCTTGTTTTTCTAGAGAATCGAGCCAGCGAGTTTATAATTCAGGATGAAAGCGGAGCGCGGTTAACCCTTAGAGGATCTCAAGCTCCAAACTTTGGTTTGTGGACAAAAGATATTGCTAAATTTATTTGTCTAGAGCCATGGTGGGGGCACGCAAGCCTTGTTGATGAAAAAACAGATCACTTAGAAAGTAAAATAGGCATCAGGCGTTTGCAAGGTGAGGCCTGTTTGGCAGAACTTGAGCTAGAGCCTCATTTTTAA
- a CDS encoding glucose-1-phosphate thymidylyltransferase (COG1209 dTDP-glucose pyrophosphorylase) has product MKGIILAGGSGTRLFPSTKGVSKQLLPVYDKPTIYYPLSTLMLGGIRDILIISTPRDIPLIQDLLGDGSNFGINLSYAVQDKPEGIAQAFLIGEEFINNEPTCLILGDNLFYGNNLATQLTEAATITKGATVFAYHVHDPERYGVVEFDKEGKALSLEEKPTEPKSNWAVTGLYFYDGSVVQKAKSLKPSKRGELEITDLNKLYLEEKTLHVEKFGRGVAWLDTGTPDSLISSSLFVQTIEQRQGLKIACLEEIAIYKNFYDKNRLKEILATYPNSDYKKYLERSLQGPL; this is encoded by the coding sequence ATGAAGGGTATTATCTTAGCAGGCGGCAGCGGCACTCGCCTTTTCCCATCGACGAAGGGTGTTTCTAAACAGCTTCTTCCAGTTTATGACAAACCTACTATCTACTACCCGCTCTCTACACTGATGCTAGGAGGAATTCGTGATATTCTTATCATCAGCACTCCTCGTGACATTCCTTTGATTCAAGATCTCTTAGGAGATGGTTCTAACTTTGGAATTAATTTGAGTTATGCTGTTCAGGATAAGCCGGAGGGCATTGCACAGGCTTTTTTAATTGGTGAAGAGTTCATCAATAACGAACCGACTTGTCTGATTCTTGGAGACAATCTTTTTTACGGAAACAATCTAGCCACACAGTTGACTGAAGCTGCGACTATCACTAAGGGCGCCACGGTTTTTGCCTACCACGTTCACGATCCTGAACGCTATGGCGTGGTGGAATTTGATAAAGAAGGAAAAGCTTTAAGCCTTGAAGAAAAACCTACAGAACCAAAATCTAATTGGGCTGTGACAGGTTTGTATTTCTATGATGGCAGCGTTGTTCAAAAAGCCAAGTCGTTAAAACCTTCTAAGCGTGGCGAACTTGAAATCACTGATTTGAACAAACTTTACTTAGAAGAAAAAACACTGCACGTAGAAAAATTCGGTCGCGGTGTTGCTTGGCTTGATACGGGCACACCTGATTCTTTGATTTCGTCTTCTTTATTTGTTCAGACGATCGAACAAAGACAAGGACTTAAAATTGCTTGCCTGGAAGAGATTGCTATTTACAAAAACTTCTATGATAAAAATCGCTTGAAGGAAATTCTTGCGACTTATCCAAACTCTGACTACAAAAAGTATTTAGAGCGTTCGCTACAAGGGCCACTCTAG
- a CDS encoding dTDP-glucose 4,6-dehydratase (COG1088 dTDP-D-glucose 4,6-dehydratase), protein MTKKRPQRHNASMKILVTGAAGFIGSSFIRKLLSLDHSVVILDKLTYAGHTANFEDVLDKERCIFEQGDIADREFVSELFKKYAFDAVANFAAESHVDNSISSPGEFIQTNIVGTFTLLEASRHYWMNLPEEKKKNFRFLQVSTDEVYGTLGDEGKFHEELAYQPNSPYSASKAGGDHLVRAWFHTYGLPTVTTNCSNNYGPRQFPEKLIPLMITNALSGKNLPVYGNGGNVRDWIHVDDHSHGVYLALTKGKPGETYCFGGNSERKNLDVVKAICNELDQIRPRTDGKSYAELITFVTDRAGHDWRYAIDDSKAQRELGFERSYKNFEAGLKDTIQWYLANSAWAEKVLKK, encoded by the coding sequence TTGACTAAAAAGCGCCCTCAAAGGCACAATGCCTCCATGAAAATACTAGTCACAGGTGCTGCTGGTTTTATAGGCAGTAGCTTTATTCGCAAACTTTTGAGCCTTGATCACTCTGTTGTGATTCTCGATAAATTAACATATGCGGGTCACACTGCAAACTTCGAAGACGTCCTCGATAAAGAGCGTTGTATCTTTGAACAAGGTGATATTGCAGATCGCGAATTCGTCAGCGAACTTTTTAAAAAGTATGCGTTCGATGCGGTGGCAAACTTTGCGGCTGAATCCCATGTTGATAATTCTATTTCTTCACCTGGTGAATTTATTCAGACCAATATCGTTGGTACCTTCACACTTCTTGAAGCCAGCCGTCACTATTGGATGAATCTTCCTGAAGAAAAAAAGAAGAATTTCCGTTTTCTGCAAGTATCTACGGATGAAGTTTATGGAACTCTTGGTGATGAGGGAAAATTCCATGAGGAGTTAGCCTATCAACCGAATTCTCCTTACTCAGCCTCGAAGGCTGGTGGCGATCACTTAGTAAGAGCTTGGTTCCATACCTATGGACTTCCAACAGTGACGACGAACTGCTCTAATAACTATGGGCCTCGTCAATTTCCTGAAAAGCTGATCCCTTTGATGATCACCAATGCCTTGAGTGGTAAAAATCTACCGGTCTATGGAAACGGCGGCAACGTGCGCGATTGGATCCATGTGGATGACCACTCTCATGGAGTTTATCTAGCTCTGACAAAGGGTAAGCCAGGAGAGACTTATTGCTTCGGTGGAAACTCTGAACGCAAAAATCTCGATGTTGTTAAAGCTATCTGCAACGAGCTTGATCAAATCCGTCCTCGCACAGATGGAAAATCGTATGCAGAACTTATCACTTTTGTGACAGATCGTGCAGGCCATGACTGGCGCTATGCAATTGACGATAGCAAGGCTCAACGCGAGTTGGGTTTTGAAAGAAGTTATAAAAACTTCGAAGCAGGATTGAAGGACACTATCCAATGGTATCTGGCTAACTCTGCGTGGGCTGAAAAAGTTCTTAAAAAATAG
- a CDS encoding UDP-glucose 4-epimerase (COG1087 UDP-glucose 4-epimerase): MKVLVTGGAGYIGSHTAQKLIEAGFDVVVLDDLSTGFKEAVPAKAHFIQGDVTDLEVVTGVLKNQKIEAVIHFAAKLIVPESVEKPLLYYKNNTTGVMTMVEAMRTSGVDKIVFSSTAAVYGDASTDGLVNEETPTAPLNPYGHSKLMSEQILKDAGTAYGISSVRLRYFNVAGASVDGANGQRTANATHLIKVSSEAACGKRSQVGVFGTDYPTTDGTGVRDYIHVEDLADLHVLALKYLNEGGTSDVFNCGYGEGFSVKQVIETVKKVSGVDFKVLEEPRRAGDAATLVADSRKVRKAFQWAPQRNNLELICRTAFEWEKSR, encoded by the coding sequence ATGAAAGTTCTAGTAACGGGCGGTGCAGGATATATTGGCTCTCATACTGCACAAAAGCTGATTGAGGCTGGGTTTGATGTGGTGGTCTTGGATGACCTTTCAACGGGCTTTAAAGAGGCAGTTCCAGCAAAGGCCCACTTTATCCAAGGGGATGTGACAGACCTTGAGGTCGTGACGGGCGTCCTTAAGAATCAAAAAATTGAAGCCGTCATTCACTTTGCGGCCAAACTCATTGTTCCAGAATCCGTCGAAAAGCCGTTGTTATATTATAAAAACAATACGACAGGTGTGATGACCATGGTAGAGGCGATGCGCACCTCCGGTGTAGATAAAATCGTATTTTCTTCTACGGCTGCGGTCTATGGCGATGCCAGCACGGACGGGCTTGTGAATGAGGAAACGCCGACAGCTCCGTTAAATCCTTATGGGCATTCTAAGCTTATGAGCGAGCAGATCCTCAAAGACGCTGGTACTGCCTATGGAATCTCCTCTGTGCGCTTAAGGTACTTCAATGTGGCGGGTGCCTCTGTCGATGGGGCCAACGGGCAAAGAACAGCCAACGCGACTCATTTAATCAAAGTGTCCAGTGAAGCAGCTTGTGGGAAGCGCTCTCAAGTCGGAGTTTTTGGAACTGATTATCCAACGACGGATGGAACTGGGGTGCGCGACTACATTCACGTAGAGGATCTCGCGGATCTTCACGTTTTGGCTTTAAAATACCTCAATGAGGGCGGAACAAGTGATGTCTTCAACTGTGGTTATGGAGAAGGTTTTTCCGTTAAGCAGGTGATTGAGACCGTAAAAAAAGTGAGCGGTGTTGATTTCAAAGTTCTCGAAGAGCCTCGTCGCGCGGGGGATGCTGCCACACTGGTGGCAGATTCTCGTAAAGTACGAAAAGCTTTTCAATGGGCTCCGCAAAGAAATAATTTGGAGTTGATTTGTAGAACCGCTTTTGAGTGGGAAAAATCAAGATAA
- a CDS encoding hemerythrin HHE cation binding domain-containing protein, translated as MDIYELLKKDHRQVKELFSKIKKRLEDEDFSEASDLFEEMKTELGAHAKAEEEVFYEPLRQASRGDKDLDLVGEAKEEHHVVALLLNELSRLDVKEKEWKAKLTVLSEMVEHHVEEEEEEMFKRAKRLFSEQDAEQMAENMKSLKEEYKEDIDSALAEDIYLFSDPSLKTKTKSSRDSLTDRNLI; from the coding sequence ATGGACATTTATGAATTATTGAAAAAGGATCATCGCCAAGTTAAAGAGCTTTTTTCTAAAATAAAAAAACGACTTGAAGACGAAGATTTTAGTGAAGCTTCCGACTTATTTGAAGAAATGAAAACCGAATTAGGAGCCCATGCAAAGGCTGAAGAAGAGGTTTTCTACGAGCCCTTAAGGCAAGCAAGTCGTGGCGATAAAGATTTAGATCTTGTTGGTGAAGCTAAAGAAGAACACCATGTTGTCGCTCTGCTTTTGAATGAGCTTTCTCGTTTGGATGTCAAAGAAAAAGAATGGAAAGCTAAACTCACTGTCCTGTCTGAAATGGTTGAGCATCACGTCGAAGAAGAGGAAGAAGAGATGTTCAAGAGAGCCAAACGGCTTTTCTCAGAACAAGATGCAGAGCAAATGGCTGAGAATATGAAATCCCTTAAGGAAGAATATAAAGAAGATATAGATTCTGCTTTAGCGGAGGACATCTACCTATTCTCAGACCCATCACTTAAAACCAAAACTAAGAGTTCGCGGGATTCTCTAACTGATCGCAATTTAATCTGA
- a CDS encoding isochorismatase (COG1335 Amidases related to nicotinamidase), which yields MNHETFPGTALIIIDIINTLAFPEGGSLLDQALPIAKNIVDLKRQSRQIGIPVVYVNDNFGKWHSDWKSVYGLCSADESLGAPLAKLLEPFEEDYFVLKPRHSGFYNTCLDVLLGELQVHNLILTGIAGNICVLFTAHEAHMRKYNLWIPSNCTASNTPQENEGAMLHLNQTLQIAIDDFNQNDKELSSTLRRVFKEAQHPSQL from the coding sequence ATGAATCATGAAACGTTTCCGGGAACGGCGCTCATTATTATCGACATCATTAATACTTTAGCATTTCCGGAAGGAGGATCGCTGCTGGATCAAGCTCTTCCCATTGCTAAAAACATTGTGGATTTAAAGCGCCAGTCAAGGCAGATAGGCATCCCGGTTGTTTATGTAAATGATAACTTTGGTAAATGGCATTCTGACTGGAAATCTGTCTATGGTCTTTGTTCGGCCGATGAATCCTTAGGCGCGCCCTTAGCAAAACTACTTGAGCCTTTCGAAGAAGACTATTTTGTCCTAAAGCCGCGACACTCTGGATTTTACAACACTTGTTTAGATGTTCTTCTTGGTGAGCTTCAGGTCCACAACCTTATACTGACGGGAATTGCAGGAAACATATGTGTTCTATTCACTGCGCATGAAGCTCATATGCGAAAATATAACTTGTGGATACCGAGCAATTGTACAGCTTCCAACACCCCTCAAGAGAACGAGGGGGCTATGCTTCATTTAAACCAGACACTCCAAATTGCGATTGATGATTTCAATCAAAATGATAA